A genomic segment from Candidatus Brocadia sinica JPN1 encodes:
- a CDS encoding endonuclease domain-containing protein — protein sequence MKADETNNYAYNKKLQPFANRLRKEMTKAEACLWKYVLRARQMKGYQFRRQRPVLNYIADFMCKELKLVIEVDGSTHQWEETAVKDLKKKKDLIEAGFKVLRFTDEEVLRHIEGVRDSIVLTIQEIEKSTPLIPRQRGTDKVLPRQRGNVEQ from the coding sequence ATGAAAGCAGACGAAACCAACAATTACGCCTACAATAAAAAATTACAACCTTTCGCAAACAGATTACGTAAAGAAATGACAAAGGCTGAGGCTTGTTTGTGGAAATATGTATTAAGAGCAAGGCAAATGAAAGGGTATCAATTCAGAAGACAAAGACCCGTTTTGAACTACATCGCTGATTTTATGTGCAAAGAATTGAAACTGGTAATTGAAGTAGATGGATCAACGCATCAATGGGAAGAAACGGCTGTAAAAGATTTGAAGAAGAAAAAAGATCTGATAGAGGCAGGATTTAAGGTGTTACGGTTTACAGATGAAGAAGTATTAAGGCACATTGAAGGTGTTAGAGATAGCATTGTATTAACTATTCAGGAAATAGAAAAATCCACCCCCTTGATCCCCCGCCAGCGGGGGACAGACAAAGTACTCCCACGCCAGCGGGGAAATGTCGAGCAATAA
- a CDS encoding SIR2 family protein: MKRIDIKEFLRSFTVRPNGALNVFLGAGASVQAGIPTAGMLIWQFKRMLYCQANNIKEEKFKDLESERNQNTIQSYFDLKGGYPERYSQEEYSAYFEHCFPKSINRKYFMQKIVEGRNPSIGHKCLGALFDCKKVNHIWTTNFDELIENGIKSVNNASSFEVISIDNQRQLANLNNYPRVVKLHGDYRYDKLQNTVDELQTLEKDLHKYFADVQSKTGLIVIGYGGNDQSIMSAFEKTLEADNPFPFGLYWCVRTGQKTNKKVIEFIEKVHQKNKEKLAAFIEIDSFDDFLYELYKTNNLANDHIENIAKSRFEKRKAFTAPQIGTSFTPIKLNAIKAKTYPKSIYSFKTDLKGGKDDWDKLREIIKDQPVSAALTNENTVAFASVNDIKKLFSHTLKSEITTVDIDDKLIYRQESFYLGMLYDLIEHNLLKKFKLEKVPNNRLRKYYSKNYKLNTEELQKSKIKTSLSVYEAFEIQIEFHNKELFLIILPSIHIDDKAGLSRFEKQEIANKIISKRWNRMVNNQLRFWLGLLKNDNTNIEFSIDSFKIDLEEKFSGVGSFTSSYYIFKGAFISNEPKLSFHISDSNYKTVHPLKGLKNFGPLDYSFESKQTNQQAIKLGIITPISGMQRILKHLNELNNEIRAATEKEYLTDYYPFSNIYKRYLDIPQNKDSKFLELVNEAEVNKLNHLEFYDFLKRKIDYFYTIRGEFDVLVLYFPKGWTKFRELKNDSVYFDLHDSIKLYCAKKNIKIQFVEDKSIDYLDPAKVKWWLSLGLYVKANGLPWRNVVVNESTAFVGLDFAVQRINNSNKYVLGSSQIFDSSGQGLRFLLQPIEHPVFIGKNPFMSKEDARRMILKLKEAYFRIDGNSKLEKLVVHKVLHYTNDEMTGISEALEGIENIELLQIQKYSKWRAIRGDIDRYTGKVKTDPHNFPIQRGTVIQLDDFSFLLWTHGSVQEDDVAGRHMNYYQGKRGIPAPLLIRRFRGTDPIEMTVRDILSLTKMNWNGGELYKTLPVTLDFSKRLSKYAKQAETLQAIPYDFRFFM; this comes from the coding sequence ATGAAACGAATAGACATAAAAGAATTTTTACGGAGCTTTACAGTTCGACCTAATGGTGCGCTGAATGTTTTCCTGGGTGCGGGTGCCTCTGTTCAAGCTGGCATTCCGACAGCAGGGATGCTGATTTGGCAATTCAAAAGGATGCTTTATTGCCAGGCCAATAATATCAAAGAAGAAAAATTCAAGGACTTAGAATCAGAGAGAAATCAAAACACCATTCAAAGCTACTTCGATCTTAAAGGAGGGTATCCAGAACGATATTCGCAAGAAGAATATTCAGCCTATTTTGAACATTGCTTTCCAAAATCGATAAATAGAAAATACTTTATGCAAAAAATAGTTGAAGGCCGTAACCCATCCATTGGACACAAGTGTCTTGGGGCATTGTTTGACTGCAAAAAAGTTAATCATATATGGACAACGAACTTTGACGAACTCATTGAGAATGGAATCAAATCCGTAAATAATGCTTCTTCATTTGAGGTCATATCAATTGACAATCAACGTCAACTTGCAAACTTGAACAACTATCCGAGAGTGGTCAAACTTCATGGTGACTATAGGTATGACAAACTTCAAAATACAGTAGATGAATTACAGACCTTAGAAAAAGACTTACACAAATATTTTGCGGACGTTCAAAGTAAAACAGGACTAATAGTTATCGGATACGGCGGGAATGATCAGTCGATTATGTCTGCTTTTGAGAAAACATTAGAAGCCGACAACCCTTTTCCTTTTGGGCTTTATTGGTGCGTCAGAACGGGACAAAAAACCAACAAAAAAGTAATTGAGTTTATAGAGAAAGTCCATCAAAAGAATAAAGAGAAGTTGGCCGCTTTTATTGAGATTGACAGCTTTGACGACTTTCTTTATGAGTTGTATAAAACGAACAACTTAGCAAATGATCACATCGAAAATATTGCAAAATCACGGTTTGAAAAAAGAAAAGCTTTCACGGCACCGCAGATTGGAACTTCGTTTACACCAATTAAACTCAATGCAATAAAGGCAAAGACTTACCCGAAAAGTATTTATAGCTTCAAAACTGACCTGAAAGGTGGCAAGGATGATTGGGACAAGCTTCGTGAGATAATCAAAGACCAGCCTGTTTCTGCCGCCTTAACAAATGAAAATACTGTAGCGTTTGCCAGTGTGAACGATATTAAAAAGTTGTTTTCACATACCTTAAAATCAGAAATCACAACCGTTGACATTGACGATAAATTAATTTACAGGCAGGAATCCTTCTATCTGGGGATGCTTTATGACTTGATCGAACATAATCTGCTTAAGAAATTCAAACTTGAAAAAGTTCCAAATAATCGGCTTAGAAAGTATTACTCCAAGAATTACAAACTAAATACTGAAGAACTTCAGAAGTCGAAAATAAAGACCAGTTTATCGGTTTACGAAGCATTTGAAATACAAATCGAATTTCACAATAAAGAACTTTTTTTGATTATACTTCCATCGATCCATATTGACGACAAGGCGGGGCTGAGCAGATTTGAGAAACAGGAGATTGCTAATAAGATAATTTCAAAAAGGTGGAATCGGATGGTCAATAACCAACTAAGATTTTGGCTTGGCCTTCTTAAAAACGACAACACAAATATCGAGTTTTCGATAGATTCCTTTAAAATTGATCTGGAAGAGAAATTTTCAGGAGTAGGAAGTTTTACGTCTTCATATTACATTTTCAAAGGTGCATTCATATCGAATGAACCTAAACTAAGCTTTCATATATCCGATAGCAATTATAAAACCGTTCATCCTCTAAAAGGTCTTAAAAACTTCGGCCCACTTGATTACTCATTTGAAAGTAAGCAAACCAATCAACAAGCAATTAAACTCGGTATTATCACTCCTATTTCAGGAATGCAAAGGATTTTAAAGCATCTAAATGAATTAAACAATGAAATACGTGCAGCTACTGAGAAGGAATATTTGACTGATTATTATCCCTTTTCAAATATCTACAAAAGATATCTCGACATTCCACAAAATAAAGACAGCAAATTTTTGGAACTTGTGAATGAGGCTGAAGTCAATAAATTAAATCATTTGGAGTTTTATGACTTTTTAAAAAGAAAGATAGATTACTTTTACACGATACGTGGTGAGTTTGATGTGCTGGTTCTTTACTTTCCAAAGGGCTGGACAAAATTCAGAGAACTCAAAAATGATAGTGTGTATTTTGATTTACATGATTCAATTAAATTATATTGCGCCAAAAAAAACATCAAGATCCAGTTTGTTGAGGACAAGTCCATTGACTACTTAGACCCAGCAAAAGTCAAATGGTGGCTATCCTTAGGACTATATGTAAAAGCTAATGGGCTGCCGTGGCGAAATGTGGTTGTAAATGAGTCTACTGCTTTTGTAGGACTTGATTTTGCCGTTCAGAGAATAAATAATTCCAATAAGTATGTTTTAGGCAGTAGCCAAATATTTGATTCAAGTGGCCAAGGATTAAGATTTTTGTTGCAGCCGATTGAACACCCCGTTTTTATTGGTAAAAATCCGTTCATGAGCAAAGAAGATGCAAGACGGATGATACTCAAGCTTAAAGAAGCTTATTTCAGGATTGACGGAAACTCAAAACTGGAAAAGTTGGTAGTCCATAAAGTCTTGCATTATACAAACGATGAAATGACAGGCATTTCAGAGGCATTGGAAGGGATTGAAAACATTGAATTGTTACAGATTCAGAAATATTCTAAATGGAGAGCAATACGAGGAGATATCGACAGATACACAGGAAAGGTAAAGACAGATCCTCACAACTTCCCGATACAAAGAGGAACTGTCATTCAGCTTGATGATTTTAGTTTCTTGCTTTGGACACATGGTTCTGTTCAAGAGGATGATGTTGCAGGTCGTCACATGAACTATTACCAAGGCAAAAGAGGTATCCCTGCACCGTTACTCATAAGGAGATTTAGGGGTACAGACCCAATAGAAATGACAGTTCGAGATATTCTATCTTTAACTAAAATGAATTGGAATGGTGGCGAACTTTACAAGACCCTTCCAGTAACACTTGATTTTTCAAAGAGACTTTCGAAGTATGCTAAACAGGCGGAAACGTTGCAAGCAATACCGTATGACTTTAGGTTCTTTATGTAA
- a CDS encoding serine protease, producing the protein MKIRRRLLIYWIVYILCVAIPSISFSQEDLSVVVKYIQSSVVVVLPYDKNGELLNRGNGFFINRDGDVVTNIHVLQGATSAQIKTAYGRAYTITRVLAQDKEGDLIRVSVDIPPRVVHPLTLSASLPDAGEQVVVISSPPGPEQKVSGGIVSGISEVPTFGTTMKITSPFSSEGSCNPVLNMRGEIIGLVTFQISEGQNLNFAIHTKRVEKLVRDNDLTHNEWVEGEPNEWFSSAEGFCNRGIISIAGEDYRNAISCFENAVRKNPRYAAPYFFIGYCNDALERYPEAIEAYRQSVRIDPYFVEAHSNLGADYDRLERYGAAVESYKQVTRIHPENAEALYKLGRVYCMLGRHTEAVKALNQSILLDPDLIAVYPSLGLAYFNLGRYPEAIDSYKQAITIKPDDANAHSMLGAAYEKQGNYTEAIEAWKKVIVMNPDNAEAYDNLGGAFNKLGRYAEAIEAYKQATSMNPDNTRAHFNLGTIYDKLECFREAVDAYKQAIRIKPDDTEAHLMLGMSYFKLKQYQKAIEAYKRVISIKPDDANAYYNLALAHGINGHYQEEMEAYEQAIRLKPDFAEAHLGLGIVYLNHGDKEQALEEYKILKDLDKDSASGLFNLIFK; encoded by the coding sequence ATGAAGATACGGCGGCGGCTATTGATTTACTGGATCGTCTATATCCTTTGTGTTGCGATTCCGTCCATATCGTTTTCGCAAGAAGACTTATCAGTGGTAGTCAAATATATTCAGTCATCTGTTGTGGTTGTCTTACCCTATGATAAAAATGGCGAACTCCTCAACCGGGGAAATGGGTTTTTTATCAACAGGGATGGCGATGTTGTTACCAATATCCATGTACTTCAGGGCGCCACCAGCGCCCAAATAAAGACGGCATATGGGAGGGCATACACGATTACCAGAGTTTTGGCTCAGGACAAAGAAGGGGATCTTATCCGGGTATCAGTTGATATCCCTCCGAGAGTGGTACATCCTTTGACGTTGAGCGCCTCTCTTCCTGATGCAGGCGAACAAGTCGTCGTGATCAGCAGTCCGCCAGGTCCTGAGCAAAAGGTCTCTGGTGGTATAGTCTCCGGAATTAGTGAGGTTCCAACATTTGGAACAACTATGAAAATTACCTCTCCATTCTCTTCTGAAGGTAGTTGCAACCCTGTGCTAAATATGAGAGGTGAAATCATTGGGCTTGTGACCTTTCAAATCTCTGAAGGTCAAAATCTGAATTTTGCAATTCATACTAAACGGGTAGAAAAACTTGTCCGGGATAATGACCTGACCCATAACGAATGGGTTGAAGGAGAACCAAACGAATGGTTTTCCAGCGCTGAAGGGTTTTGTAACCGCGGAATTATTTCTATCGCAGGAGAAGACTACCGGAATGCAATATCCTGTTTTGAAAATGCGGTTAGGAAAAATCCACGTTATGCCGCTCCTTATTTCTTCATCGGCTATTGTAATGATGCGCTCGAACGGTACCCAGAAGCGATCGAAGCATACAGGCAGTCAGTCAGGATCGATCCTTATTTTGTCGAAGCACACTCAAATTTGGGCGCAGATTATGACAGGCTGGAGCGCTACGGGGCAGCAGTCGAGTCTTACAAGCAGGTAACACGCATCCATCCTGAAAATGCCGAAGCGCTCTACAAACTGGGCAGGGTTTACTGCATGCTTGGACGTCACACGGAAGCAGTCAAAGCCCTCAACCAGTCAATCCTTCTCGATCCTGACCTTATCGCAGTATACCCCAGTCTTGGTCTCGCCTATTTCAACCTCGGACGTTATCCTGAGGCAATCGATTCCTACAAACAGGCGATCACTATCAAACCTGATGATGCCAATGCACACTCCATGCTGGGTGCAGCCTATGAAAAACAAGGAAATTATACAGAAGCAATTGAGGCATGGAAGAAGGTAATCGTTATGAATCCTGACAACGCAGAGGCATACGACAATCTGGGTGGTGCTTTCAATAAACTCGGACGCTATGCAGAAGCAATTGAGGCTTACAAGCAGGCAACCAGTATGAATCCTGATAATACCAGGGCGCACTTCAATCTGGGTACAATTTATGACAAACTTGAGTGTTTTAGAGAAGCGGTCGATGCCTATAAACAAGCAATCCGCATCAAGCCCGATGATACCGAAGCGCACCTCATGCTGGGCATGTCCTACTTCAAGCTGAAACAATACCAGAAAGCTATCGAAGCTTATAAGCGGGTAATCAGTATCAAGCCTGATGATGCCAATGCTTACTACAATTTAGCCCTGGCTCATGGCATCAACGGACATTACCAGGAAGAGATGGAAGCCTACGAGCAGGCAATCCGCTTAAAACCAGATTTTGCAGAGGCACATCTCGGTTTGGGGATAGTCTACCTGAACCACGGTGATAAGGAACAGGCGCTGGAGGAGTATAAAATTCTGAAAGACCTGGACAAGGATTCAGCCAGCGGGTTGTTTAATCTGATCTTCAAATAA
- a CDS encoding response regulator, which yields MKEARSKYLEDLLRKQGYIVYVANKKQQAHLNVLIVSENEIFKKTSVQCIQRKNLRLFFVNTAEHATAALKRYKIDFILVDTEVPGLDGCRFLTFVKKNFPNIMTIVASKNLQERCDFLISGADNFFAEQIAMKEVLSLVS from the coding sequence ATGAAAGAGGCACGATCCAAATATCTGGAAGACTTGTTACGAAAACAGGGATACATTGTTTATGTGGCCAACAAAAAGCAACAGGCCCACCTGAATGTATTGATAGTGAGTGAGAATGAGATTTTTAAAAAAACTTCTGTGCAATGCATCCAAAGAAAAAACTTAAGATTGTTTTTTGTTAATACTGCAGAACATGCAACTGCTGCCTTGAAGAGATATAAAATTGATTTTATTCTTGTGGATACTGAGGTTCCGGGTTTAGATGGATGTCGATTCCTTACGTTCGTAAAAAAGAATTTTCCCAATATTATGACTATTGTGGCTTCTAAAAATCTTCAAGAAAGGTGTGATTTTTTGATAAGCGGTGCAGACAATTTTTTCGCTGAGCAGATTGCCATGAAAGAAGTACTTTCACTCGTAAGTTGA
- a CDS encoding endonuclease domain-containing protein: protein MKTDETNNYAYNKKLQPFANRLRKEMTKAEACLWKYVLRARQMKGYQFRRQRPVLSYIADFMCKELKLVIEVDGSTHQWEEKAIKDLKKERDLIDAGFKVLRFKDEEVLRHIEGVRESIALFVQEIEQSTPLLPRQRGTARQEP, encoded by the coding sequence ATGAAAACCGACGAAACCAACAATTACGCTTACAACAAAAAGCTGCAACCTTTTGCAAACAGATTACGCAAAGAAATGACGAAGGCTGAGGCATGTTTATGGAAATATGTATTAAGAGCAAGGCAAATGAAAGGGTATCAATTCAGAAGACAAAGACCCGTTTTAAGCTACATCGCTGATTTTATGTGCAAAGAATTGAAACTGGTAATCGAAGTGGATGGATCAACGCATCAATGGGAAGAAAAGGCTATAAAAGATTTGAAGAAGGAAAGAGATCTGATAGATGCAGGATTTAAGGTGTTACGGTTTAAAGACGAAGAAGTATTAAGGCACATTGAGGGCGTGAGAGAAAGCATTGCACTATTTGTTCAGGAAATAGAGCAATCCACCCCCTTACTCCCCCGCCAGCGGGGGACAGCCAGGCAAGAACCATGA